GTCAACATTTTATCAGTATTCACGGACCGAAACTATGGAACGAGCTCTGTAGAAATCACTTagatattgttaaaaaaaattataaaatactaaaaaaatatgtaaaaagagACATTTTATCGAATTACAGAACTTAAAATGCTTCACTCATAAAATATAGATGCATATATTATGCATTTGTGTTGGTGTGTGCGAGTATACACACATAGTACAAATaatcatgttaaaaaaacagtatcgatttttgatgatgaacaactctaaaatgtatataggaatgtttttttttattttgtatctattatgttgtgtttattgttttatgttttttatgtaaaagggtcctgcgaaaacagaagtgtaaacttctctatgcaggatccttgccatcatttatgctatgaaactgtatttataaacgatgagtaaataaatgtgaaaaatgtGAAACTGCAACAACACGCTCAATAAGCTTCGAAACAAAGGATAAATTTGAAACCGGTCTATAATATTTAAGAACTTCTGGGTTGAGGCCAGTCTTCTTCAGCAAAGGCCGTACATGTGCTTTCTTTAAATTCTGCGGTACTGTGGATGTGATAAGTGAAAGATTAACTAATTTCATTAGCACTGGAACTATTACAGGAGCGCAATCCCTTAAAAGCCAAGTTGGAATAGGATCTAGCTCACAAGACTTTATCGGGGATGCCTTGATCAATTTCTCGATCTCCTCATCTGTGGTTGGTTCAAGAATAGACAGTTGACAGCTTAAAGGAGCCCTTGTACTaaattagttgttgttttatattttattcattggacttgataatgaccccatgatggagtcgaaacgtcgttctcttttaagcgttatttttatattatgtatttacaacAAACGTACTCTCATTCGTAAATTAGATTGTACATTTATTGCCACAACAGAACAGTAATGAAAGTTGACGAAATATAAGAAAGACACAAAAACTAAGAAGctgtaataaacaaaactatTATTTTCTGCAGGGAAAATGACAGACTTATTAGTTCCTGATACTCCAGCAGCTCAGAGGTCGAATAGATGGCAAGATGAGGTGGTAGAGCCGTCTTGTTGCGGTCCAGTTCAATTAAAGGTTAACACTACTCAAATCAAACTACACAGCATTATGTACATTGTCTGTGGAGTTTTGTTAATTGGATTGGGCATTGTAGCTTGTGTGCTTGATTGTACGTTCAATGGATTGTCAATCCCAGCTGGTGTTCTGGTAAGTAGAAATGATATACAGTGATTCTATATTGcatctattattatattttaaggtgaatatatttctttataacacaccttgtcatttgattggatgattgtggttcacatgatattaaataaatgttctaTTGCACTCTTAAACATCATCAAGACTGTGATGTCATTTACTGCATTTTCGTTTTGCGCATTCATTTTTAACCTATAGCGTGCACCCTATGGTGTTTCTATTCTTGGCCTAGCCTCTCGTTAAAAGTAGGCTACGGCTACTGATACCAAACCATTGTGATtttaatgacaataataatgtgttttctTTCAACAGCTTATTGCTACTGGTGTTGTTGGACTGTGTGTAAGAAAACATGGAGCTTTGGTACAGAATATCATCATTTACactttgttgtatttctttaaGACAACTCCATAGAAGTTAGACCACATCCTCATTCAAGCTGGATACATTCCATTACATTTTGTTGCTTAACCAGAATgtgattttttactttttgtgctttttatgaattattttctttgaattgaatgtcataaaatattgtaattcgcaatttaattatttttacaggCTATTGTGTATGGGTGCTTAAACccgttttgttttttgtatggCATTGCTCTTCTTGTTTTTATGCTGGCTGCTCTCCCCGAAGGAGAAGGTTACTGGAATTCATTTTGTTCAAGTTATGATTGCAAGTATAGGTACTACGTATATAGTGGCTGCTGTTACGAtgaaaaattcatttttaaggTATTTTTTACTATAACTTTTAAAAAGTGTAACCATACACGTACGAAGTGTAAGCACCCTTACACATTTATTATATGCGCTACACATGTTTTTCTCGTAACGTCAGACTTGAGGTGCCTGGTTTAGGAATCccaagtggccctccaacgctggaggcctcgggtgtttttagccttttcgacatattttaatgcctgttttatcCACTGtgcactgctcaggggccccataagctccgggcccctaggtttagccagtgagcgctcatagccgttatgaGATACATGTCAGTGTGCTAATGTTATTAATCTTTCTTTTTTCAGTGGGAGAATGTTTGCATTGATCTTGCAATCCTGGTTGTTGGTGTTATCGTCATGGTTACATCATTAGCAGCTAATACTCTTAGTTTGCGTGACCTGAATTGGGTCAAATTTTGCtgcttgaaaaaaaatatggtaaGTTCCTCTTTATACTGAGAAATAACCAAAATGAAGTTATCGACTTTCCTAAAACCAGAAAATAAACCcccaaaattatttaaagatcaAAACACAACACAACATCACAGAAATGTTTTGGAAAACCATTTTAGTCAGTGGCAAAGTTTCAGGACAGTttgatttctttcttttttttttgtacaaattttttatttcaattactTGGACCTAACATTTTCATATCATCACAATTCAATTATGCGAAACCATTTTATAATATCTTATTGCAGGTTGTCAATACTGTACAGGAATAGAGTCACGTCTCTACACACCCTgcaaagatatatatatatgtaatgcGTTTAAGAGCTTCGGCTCATTGCATACCCGTTTTGTATCAAATAAgtttatagaaatattcttgtgaaagagatactgtattattttgttgttgatacaaataaatggtacgtaTATAGTACCGCGAATGATATTTTATATGtcgataattatttattgagatttcaaaatacaatatttatagaTAATATGTTGTGTTATTGCTGTTTGTATTTAAGCATTCAGGACAAGTTGGCAGTGCTGGTAAGTAtacaaaacacaataaaaatgttctcgttttacaaatatataaaaatatgtaacaatacaaaaggtaaaaaattacaaaacaggAAGAAAACGCCATAAAACATGAGtaaaaatttaacaataaactTATTGCAAATCATCAGTTacgtttaaaattgttattaaaaagTTGAATGACTTGTGGAAGGAAGGAAGAGAAGGTACGAGAGGTCTGTGTCCGAAAGCGACCACTGCGGACTATGTAGTGGGAGTTAAGTTTATTGTAAAGAAGGTGGCTTGGGTCATTTAAAATAGATTGAAATATTCTGGATATGTTACTATTATAAGACTCGGACACCGACCCCTGGCAACAACCAACTATCCGCTCAACCTTCCTAACAACACCATTAATTCTgttaatatctatttttaaattgGCATTCCCGGCTCAACCAGAAATACAGTATCACATATGACTAATATAAAAGATAGCAATGATTTTAACATCAACATTGAAAGAAGTCATTTTCCTGAGACAGTAAAGACGGGAATTATGTTTTTTAACCAGTATGCAAATCCATAAAATTCAATCATGCATCTGTGGATGTGACACAATCACTTCCACGCCCCAACAGACACTGTGCGTCActgagaatatgtacatagtacagtactattgGCATAATGTTGcagcagccagacataagatcaaaggactgttaaaAGTTCCTATATTGGCAAgacgagctcagtgtcctgttgttgcCTTGGTTTCATCACATGATATCCACAACATTTATGATgttatcattttattcattattcaaattacttttttaaaaccattattttaaaaaaatgtttacaatgaaataataagaaataatatgTTGTACATATGGTAAGGGTTGCAAGTGAATGGTCAGTCATCACCAGCCATGAAACCATGTTGGACACCATGTGACAGTAATGGTCATCGTAATGCCACTATCATCTTAAGTATCATCCACATCATTATTGGGGTCATCAGTGTTGGACTTGGAATAGGAGCATTAATTGTTGAATGTAGATATGCTCATATTGGAATGCCAATCTGGACAGGAATACTGGTAGGCAAATTATTATGTTATGCCATGTAAAATAACTTGGTGCAGTGGGTGATATGTCAAGAAGTAATTTAATTCTATAAGAAATTACTATTAAAAGCCATGCCATGCTGAAATCATCATGTAAATTTTAAGTAATTGTTAAAGAATAACAAGTTCAagtaattaaaagtaaaatacattttattttttttacctttagatcaaaattttttttaaacatttccgAGTGTGATCACCATTTTTGTGCAAAATTTGTACTTACAGATATTTATGGTGACTGGTTTTTATGGATTTCTGAGTACCACAGAGAAAGGGGCATATGTAAGTTTCAATAGTATTGTGAGATAAACTAACCACGATACAGTATGTAAGTTTGAGGATGGTAGTTTGTGATTTCAAATCTTATGATtcatttttggtttttttttccaaacaaTTCTGTTCCCAAATGCCTTATGTATACTTGTGTCTGGAACACGCAAAGAATTGAGTTCCTGGAAAGAGGCTTAGCCAATAGGCTACTCTTGAAAAATACATCATATATCTTGTATAGGGTTCGATCCTAAGTGGAGAGGTCACTGCATGTTCAATGTTTTAAATCCAGTTATAAATTTTGAAGAAACTACTGATTCAGGTGAAGAATTCAACAATATAACAGCTGAAAGAGTCTCATAACCAAGGGTAATATTATTAGAATGTTCACATGTCCTACAGTACCtgctgtattatttttttttaaatcgactAATATTAAAGTTCAAgtcaagttcaaatttattcacataatgcaaacatatacaaaatataaaagatacaagtggttggaaattaagtaaataataattgCATTATGCCTGGAGAATACCATTTAAACCCCAAAGGGCTTTAAGCCTGGATCCaccagaaagaataaaaaagttaaaaataataataataagcaagGTGAAGGTTAGCTACTGACAGACAGGGACGGACATGTACGACGATACAAACACGACAAGGACAACAGGAAGGACATTTAAAATCTTGAAGATCTTATCAAAAGTGCCCGTTGATGTCTCTGATTTTGTTTATGTTGTGTGTATGTGcctaatttgtttgaaaaatgtttgtgGAAATGTATTAGGAAATTCTATTTAGTTTGTGCTAGTGAAACATCACCTGAGGTCTGCCTTATTATctataaatactaatatttttacaaatattcttgtttataaatttacataCATTTCTATATttccaaaaattaaaaaactttcatcaaaaaaattacaaatacctttaaaatgtaaataaattaattgtattacATGCCGTTTTCAGTGAATGAAGTATTTTTACAATTAGTAAGTATTTGAGGTTTTTTCTTTCAGATCCCTTGTTTCTTTGCCTTTTCCATTCTAGCGTTCTTGATGTCTATTAACATGTTTAGCTGGGCAGCTGTTAATATTCCTAATGAAGAGCATTGCAGTGACCAATGTTTGGAATCGTGTTATGCTGCTCCTACTGAAAGCCCATATTACCCATGGTATACTACTGAAAGCCCATATCACCCATGGTATACTGAGCGTCCATATCCACCTTGGTATCCTACTACACCTGACCCTAGAAAGTACTGCTGTGACATTCGTTATATTTGTAACGATACTACAGAAGCGGTAAGGCTAATTAGTTTATTCACCTTGTATATATCttgattttatttgaatttttttaaattatatattttctataaaaaaaagaattgggCCTCTGGGTATTTTTACTGTTGTGTTGTTGTTGAATCCACCACCATTTAAATCCAGCATGGGAGATTATTTGAAACCACCACCATataaagatgttaaaaaagaaacatttgttttatgtaCAATCAAATAAACACCCCTagatatacaatacaatatcaagaagtgaaaaaatacagtaaaaattgtatcaaaatgattggtaaaatgtaaataatgtcaatcaatgaattctactacaaatataaatatgttgtaatacaatattgtgtatacaTGCATGTATTTATTTCCTTAAATAAACGCCCCTAGGCAATTGATATTCTATGAGaggtttatttgaataaatacggtaatttatttttattgatatattatatttataaaccaGTTTGCAtaagaaattgttttttatataacaattgATTTAATTGAAAACCACCTCTCTTTTACACAGGTAGTTTTAGACAGTTTAATTGTTGGATTTGGTGTTTTGGAGATGTTGGTTTGCATGGCAACGTTTGGTCTGTCTTTTTCACAACTTAGTTGTTACTTTTGTTGTCGCAATGGTTGTTCTACTTGTAAATGTTGTGAAAATAAGGTAAGCTTTATACAGTGTTTGTATTCTTTCTTTTGAAGATTTATGATATAATGGTGTATGTGGACCAAGAAATAAGTATTGAGATGGAACTTGTTTCCACCACCTCCTTACTCGTAATTTACACACTGTCGTCGTATACTATCATAAATAATATTCCTTGTTCATTGTATATAACCTCCTTCGGTCATTAATGCTCATAAATTAAAAAGGTTATCTATTTCTTAACAATGATTTTTTAAGGTTTTGTTacaaaaattttattttttatttgtttttttttattttcagaaagATACTGCACACCAAATGGTGATGACAACTGATGGTAACATGATGATGGTAGCAGTACCAAACACACAGCACGGTATGATACCTTCCTTGGTAAACAATCAACAGATGATGCCACAACCAATGTTGATTCCTGCTAATCAACTTATTGCTGGCCAGAATCAAACATCAGGGTCTCCTGTCCAGCCAAACATAGTTGGAGGACAGTTTCTGGTCCAAGGGAATGGACAACCACAACCAATGATGTTTCAAGGAAATGCACAGCCAATGGTGGTCCAAGGACAGGTTCAACCAATGGTGGTCCAAGGACAGAGGCAACCAATGATGACCCAAGAACAGGTGCAACCTATGGTGGTCCAAGGACAGAGGCAACCAATGATCATGGTGCAAGGACAGGTTCAACCTATGATGGTCCAAGGACAGAGGCAACCAATGATCATGGTGCAAGGACAGGTTCAACCAGTGATGGCCCAAGGACAAAGTAAACCTATGGTAGTCCAAGGACAGGGACAACCAATGGTAGTCCAAGGTCAGGTAAAACCAATGGTACACCAAAGACAGGGACAACCTATGGTGGTCCAAGGACAGGTACAACCAATGATAGTCCAAACACAGGGTCAAGGAATGGTGCCATCACAACCAGGAATACCAACACAGTCTATGTTTATTCAGCAACCAGTGGTTCCAGACGGTCAGGATGCAGGTGTGGTTCAAAGCCAGATGCAACAAAATAATCAACCAACTCCACAAAGTCAGCTAACCAACCAGACAGCTAGCGCACATGTTCAAGCAGGGTCACTTCCACAGGGAGTTGAATCGCCTGCTGTGGCCAGTGATGATGCTAACCAAGGCATTGGGGTTATTCCAAACCCGACTGTCTAAATTCAATTAACAATGTTGAGGCATAAAgtgataaaacataattatacacagtttaaataatatgtttacgCAGTTTAAAAACTAGTTATTAGTTTGAAGAGATATTCAAGTTAAGTAAATGTTtaagggttttatttttataataatacagtatcacaCTTGTTATCCAATTTAGTACTGACATATGCTGAATAGGGCtcaatttggcaatttttcaacaaaaaaaaagaaaaatccaTGTACAATAGCAAACTAAATGACGTTCAGTAGATACTTAagtaaactagaaagccactcaaaaagcgcctactgtaaaattctcctacataagatttttccgggaaaatataataataatttcactacaagcctgtgtatgcgaatttggtgtaatggttatttAACATTTAGCCTTTGaactaacaatagtttcagGTGACTAACAATAAAACAGCAACGGCAAAAACAAACaggtgaatttgaaaaaaaaaaggttttttaaaactactcgtatcaagAAACGTgtaattaaatcaatttaaattttaaaattacaaatcacaaattataattcTTGTTTCTTGTACGAAAATggagttttttggacaagtagttcttgagaacgtatccggatattcaccccctggacatttacccccggacaactacccccccggaca
This genomic stretch from Antedon mediterranea chromosome 11, ecAntMedi1.1, whole genome shotgun sequence harbors:
- the LOC140063255 gene encoding uncharacterized protein, translated to MTDLLVPDTPAAQRSNRWQDEVVEPSCCGPVQLKVNTTQIKLHSIMYIVCGVLLIGLGIVACVLDCTFNGLSIPAGVLLIATGVVGLCVRKHGALAIVYGCLNPFCFLYGIALLVFMLAALPEGEGYWNSFCSSYDCKYRYYVYSGCCYDEKFIFKWENVCIDLAILVVGVIVMVTSLAANTLSLRDLNWVKFCCLKKNMHSGQVGSAGLQVNGQSSPAMKPCWTPCDSNGHRNATIILSIIHIIIGVISVGLGIGALIVECRYAHIGMPIWTGILIFMVTGFYGFLSTTEKGAYIPCFFAFSILAFLMSINMFSWAAVNIPNEEHCSDQCLESCYAAPTESPYYPWYTTESPYHPWYTERPYPPWYPTTPDPRKYCCDIRYICNDTTEAVVLDSLIVGFGVLEMLVCMATFGLSFSQLSCYFCCRNGCSTCKCCENKKDTAHQMVMTTDGNMMMVAVPNTQHGMIPSLVNNQQMMPQPMLIPANQLIAGQNQTSGSPVQPNIVGGQFLVQGNGQPQPMMFQGNAQPMVVQGQVQPMVVQGQRQPMMTQEQVQPMVVQGQRQPMIMVQGQVQPMMVQGQRQPMIMVQGQVQPVMAQGQSKPMVVQGQGQPMVVQGQVKPMVHQRQGQPMVVQGQVQPMIVQTQGQGMVPSQPGIPTQSMFIQQPVVPDGQDAGVVQSQMQQNNQPTPQSQLTNQTASAHVQAGSLPQGVESPAVASDDANQGIGVIPNPTV